CATTTTAACGAATGAAGAGACAACGTAAAAAGAGGACCTTCTTCTCCTATgctattatgtatatatatatatatatatatatatacatatacgtaatACTAATTAGTTAAtgagcaatttttttttttttcgtcaaattttattttgtcaaaaataagaaatttattttaacgaTCTTTCAGAAATGTTACTACGggcataaattatattatagctACAGCTGTAACTACAATAATGAGCACTACTATAAGAACAGTAAAAATTATGAGCACTACTATAAGAACGGTAAAAATTATGAGCACTACTATAAGAACAGTAAAAATTATGAGCAATACTACAAGAacgataaaaattatgagaaATAATACTACTGTTACTGTTCCTATTTTATTGTCGCTATTATTACtgcaaaaaacaaattaaatgaacaaacaaataaattaataagcaaatgaataattaaaaacgtaaattaaaataaattaaaataaatggtCAATTTTGTTCTTTCAAAAGTTTTCATTACGCATGCCGCTAAAACTCTGCATTAACGGGCTATATATTTCCTCCTTTTGTTGTTTCAATTCTTTCATAAATGAAGATCATTTTTTATGCTTCTTCGGCATTCTCGGCATCTTCAACTATATCAACTATTTCAACGCGCttttgaaaaagataaaaattgcAGTTCGAAAAAGGAACTATAAGTGGGCGAATTATGTTTAGATATccgtaacaaaaaaaaaaaataaaataaaatcaagAGAAAATGAGGAGAAAATGAAGGAAAAACGAAGGGAAAGATGGTATAATTAAGAGCTTGCACAGTCAGGTAaaacacacatacatatataatggCACTCTTTTCTTTACTACTAAATGCGATAAAACTGCACAATTTAAGAAAGCGTAATGAAGTTAGCCTgcttgaaaataaaatgacccgtacatataaaatgtatgtagAATTTATGTAGACTTGATTGGGTGagatatcttttttttcttttttattttgttcttatgAATACAAAATTCGACATGGTATTTTCCTCCTTTTCAGTATGGGCTCAAATGAACGTTTCATATAAATGCGATTACTTTGTAGGattaaatgtttattttttgtagtagtcataagaaaaaagaagggAGATTTTAAGGAACTACGGGTTTTCCCTTACGTCATATTGTGTACAAGGGCTATGATAAATActtgaatacatatatatatatatatatatatatattgagaTGCATATATCTATGCAATATATTATGCAtgtattaatacatataaagcatataaaagaaaaggaaacaaaaaaaaaaaaaaaaaattaaaattaaaattaaaactaaaattaaaactaaaattaaaactaaaataaaataaaataaataaaagtcaGCCTTTTTCTAGGCCCATCCGAATTGCAGCTCCATATTACTCTAAATGGAGCATACACCGAGCAATTTTCTTCATTGTATCATTGTTGGtaacaacaaaaatattgataGTTCTTTTTGTGCTTTAATAGCTTCTTACAATTagtgtaaataaaaaaaaagaataattcgTGTTTTCATGTGtgcatatttgtataaatgtacgttttgaaaaggaataaaaagtAGGATgcggcaaaaaaaaaaaaaaaaaatagtaaaattaaatagtaaaattaaataataaagcaaaatgGTAAAGCAAAATGGTAAAGCAAAATGGTAAAACAAAGTGGTAAAACAAAATGGTAAAACAAAATGGTAAAACAAAATGGTAAAACAAAAtggtaaaacaaaataaggttaaatgaaaaaaaaaaatcaacaTGCCGACAAATCAGCAACTTCGGTCAAGtggtaaaattatatataagtgcttatgttaaaaaaattaattcaatTAATTAAATCAACTAATTTAactaaattaataaaattaatagaattaataaaacagaattaataaaattaagttattGCTGTCATATCATatccttttttcatttactcTATTTCTTTAGGCCAAACTTTTAATGTTTTACACCCCCTTCAAAGTAGCATTTAACTTATAGTTAATCTTATCCCATTTAAGATACATCATGGTTTTCGTATCGTTCTTGGGGATGGCTCTCCCCCACAACCATATCCATGCAAGCatacaatatatacaatatatacaatatagacaatatatacaatatatacaatatatacaatatatacaatatatacaatatatatatatatatatatatacattcctGCAAAACACGCATGAGTGATGTAATAAATTCATTATGCCACACGTCATTATGCGCACTCCGGAgtgtttccttttttccctCTCCCTTTTTTCAAAGCGCAAATTtgatatgtaaaaaaaataattattactatttcgtccttttttttttttttttttagaagcGTTTTGTGCTAATATAGAAGAGGCTTGTAAAAGAGTGCTTAGTTCCTGTGAGGGCCTACTTCCACTCCTTTTCTTGGCTTCTTTAACAGATATACTGGGCATGTGGCTATGAGGCAGTGCATCCATATGACGACGTAACCATATTAATGTCCAAATTTTCTACTCATCTTGGCTGCTCATAACGAATCCGTCCATTTTTCATCATAAAGCGGAAAAGCTTTTATACGGTTGTTCCCTGCCTCCTCCCCCCGGTAATCTTCCTCCTTGCGCGttatcaatatataatacataaatatataatacataaatatataatacatatatatataatacataaatatataatacataaatatataatacatatatatataatacatatatataatacatatatatataatacatatatatataatacataatatatataatacatatatatataataatatataatacataaatatataatacatatatatataatacatatatatatataatacatatatatataatacataaatatataatacataaatatataatacatatatatataatacatatatatataatacatatatatatatataatacatatatacatattttcctACCATCCGTGCTTTcgttcttttcttttaaaactTGTACTGTGTTTGCGATCCGAATGGGTTGTTCATGCCATCGAAGCTTTTCCCGGGGAATTGTTGAGGGAAGTACATACTAGACATATCTTGCATATTTGTACTAGGGAAGTTACCAAAGCTTTGCATGTCTGGTTGATAAGAGGGTGTCGCACCagaaaaagaatattgtCTTGACATTTGAGGGAAAAAATTTGGATTTAAATTTTGTTGCATACTTGGATGCATATTAGAACCCATATTTAGAGGCATATTAGAACCCATATTTGGGGGCATATTCCCGAAGCCCAGGAATCCTTGACCCATCATAGGATTCATACCCATTTTATTGTATTgcataaaattagaaaaagtaTTATCCATACCTTTACTAAATGGCATTAAATTTGTATAACTGGAACTTCTAGGCATCatcatattatttgtatcatTAAAAAGAGGTTGATACATTGCTTTAGCGTTCATAGGATTTCTATTATGCATATTCATTTGGTCAATATGCGATTTTTTTTGAGTACTTTTGTTAGATAAATCTAATAGTAATAAGCAAACAAAACAAAGAGCATATATGCCAGttgtaatgataaaaatatagaagcAATATGAACATCTAGGAAAAGGATATTGCTGAGCCTTTGTAACTAAATTCCAAGATAAATCAGTCTCATAATACCAATAAGTCCCTATGCCaccattaataataaatgataacATAAAGCATCCCATTGATATTAGTATACTCTTTGTAAATAGTATATTCCATCcaatacataatattacaaGTGTACATGATATAACTATGCCACATAAAAgtattaatgatataaaagaaaCTCTTTCATATGCTTCTATACGTTTTATAATTGCATCTCTACAAGCTTCTTGACATGCAGATGTCCATAGGGATAAACTACCAGCAGATTCAGCATGTTTTCCTACTTGAATCCCTTCACTTCCTTTACTCCGCATATTTTGTACTCTCTGTGACCATGTCTCTACGTGTTTGTCAtcatatattactttatacAATCCATAGTATGTATAGTCAACATATAATGAATGCTCACTACCACGAAACATGTACTTGTATTCAATTGGTTCTGCTTCCCTCCATGTAGTCATAACTGTGGTCAATATTTGCGGAACTGCGCTTATAAAACCTATTGtcattattacatttaaaacTCGAAGTGCATTTTTGGACAGAGGAGGAACAATGGGTTTCGTCTTGCGCATTCTGCCCATTTTCCCGTCCCTGCTATTTGCGCCGTCTATTAATAGTTTTCTAATATGTGCTTCGTTCcttttactatttattttctttctcGTTTTCGCTGTCTCGTTTTCTGTCTCTTTTGCTGTCTCTTTTGCTGTCTCGTTTTCTGTCTCGTTTTCTGTCTCGTTTTCTGTCTCTTTTGCTGTCTTTTTCgttgacttttttttttttctttttttgtaaaaaacgAAATGCACTATTTTTCCCCCCTTTATGCGTTACTGGCGACACGCATATTTTGGCTCGTTTTTACGTGTTGCTACGTATTATTACGTATTCAACTGAGTTAATGAGGTatcaacatatatatatacgtgcatacaAAAAGCAGACTTGTGCATGCGTGCTCTCCTTATTTCTTATGTATCGTGCGCTTTGGGATTTCACTCGCCTATACTTGTATaggtgaatatatatatatatatatatatgtataggtataatatatatatgtacaaacgTGTGGCGGTAAATATTGGTGTATATACGAAagtgcatatgtatatacaggCAGAAGCAAAAGAACTATTTTGAATGCACTCCTGAACACACTTCTGTTTTTGCACTCGGGAGAGcactatatttatatgaccCTTTCTATGTACACTTATTGAAcgatatgttatatattcttaagagaattatattttaaaaatgtacacGACGTGGAAACTCGAAAATGccatatttatgaaaaaacgagaaaatattatacatatgtgtgtgtgtatttgAATTATGCACATATTATGTGCgtattgtatgtatgtatgtatgtatgggGATGCGTATTTGTGTCCACACACCTGGAACTgcaatatgtttatataatattttatttttctttcgaAATGATGTGTATAACCATTTGCTAAAACTGTATTTAACCCCTTATTATTAAACACATAGCaatgttttaaaatgtgCATGcactacaaaaaaaaaagaaaaaaaaagaaagaaaaaaaaaaaaatatatatatatatatatatatatatatatataaatgtacaaaatgtatacatttatatgtgtaataaaaaaattactctCCCatggtttaaaaaaaaaaaaaaaaatagtaacacCAACTCGTcttctacattttttcataaaataaaaaaaaagaaaattttttttttaaaagttgtgttttatatttaaagttATTCTGTTATCCTGTTACttcttattttgttttgactattatttttttttttttttttttcctcgaAGAACAAACAACATacgtcttttttttcctcttttggGATGAACGTACAAACgcacttaaattttttaacctTTCGCAAATGGAGCTAAATGaagcattttattttttttaaatttgctTCAACATTTTGAACTCTTAGAAAGTACAATATTATaccagaaaaaaaaaaaaaaaaagttaactTGAGttgttttgaaaaaaaatcaagagtgaatttgtttatttttttcagtctttattattttttattttattatttattatttttattttattttttttgcagtCAGATTTTGTTGCATGCATATTATATACTGCTTAACACTAAATTTGTGTATACCTGTGTGAATGGATTGAGCGAAAAGACAAAAGTTGATAAAAATGTTGTAATTAgggaaaaatgaaataaaacgaaatgaaataagattaaataagtaaattGGGTAAGGTTGAacgccaaaaaaaaaaaaaagaaaaaaaagaaaaaaaaaaaaaaaaaaaaaaaaaaaaaaaaaaaaaaaaaaaaaaaaaaaaaaaaaaaaaaagtaactGTTAACAATTAACAGTTAAAATAACTAAAACTGCTGCACCATACAATACACATGAAACGAAAcctattttttctattttatttttatgctgTTAATTCAGCCTACACCCCATGTAACTCTGTAGAAGGAATGTTTTCCTCTACATGAGCTCCTCTTAAAATGTGTACtcgaaaaatattaatatgtatgtacggcGTATGTGTGAATGTATGATGTATGTATGGCATATactaatatacatacaatcCATACGACACCATAAGCACAAAggtacaaaaaaagaaaaaaaaaaaaaaaaaattgaagacTAATATTTGACGCCTCTCCTAGAAGCCAATATACGCTGAACTCTCTCCCGAGCATTTTTGTGAATCGACTTATTATCGAAGGACATAttccacattttttttttttttttttttttttttttatatcgtCTTCTATTTCATAAGACAGGtcaaattttacattattataataataattattataatttttattctgatcatttgtatatatgtaatcaTTTGTTAAATACATTTTGTTATCCTTACCCTCTGTTGTACTGTTAAAAATTTCCtccttattaataatatcatatGTTTTACTGTTGTAACTCTGAATggtattatttttgttgcAGTGATGGTGAAATTCTGTACTACTTACATAGTCTTTATTAGTTTTGCTCCTAGTGTAATATTCATATGCATCAGTACGTGAGGAGGAGGTCATCATGCCATGGGTTACTGACTGATGCGGAAAAGGGtttgtttcattttctttattaatgCTAAGATAATTATTCGAGTTTCTACtattactgctattattactGCTGGTATTATTGCAagtattactgttattattactgctgGCATTATTGCAAGTATTACTGCTAGTATTATTGCTAGTATTATTGCTAGCAGTAGcagcagtagcagtagtagcagcCGAAGTAggattatataatttatatgttttatgttcacttgtttttttaaaaacatttctGTAACTATGGTAATACGCGATCCCACTTTTATGATGTGCGCATGCTTTGTCTACATTGTTACCACCGTTACTATTACTGATATGATTACTACAACTATTACTACTGATACTATTTATGTTAATGTATTTGTTGTTGTCGTAACCCGCTGCTTTACCGAAAGAGGGTGTTGTAATGAAATGACTGCTCTTACCCTCTACattatttccattatttttatgcttaTCGAGTTGTTCACCATATGATGCATTCATTATACGTACGTTATTAGCTGAGTAATCTACTGCACTATTTGCTACGTCATTCGCTAAGCTATTCTTAGTACCATTAAGCAAAGAATACTGTGcattattaatttcattacAATTTTCCAATTGACTCAAATAAGAGCAGCTCTTTTGGGGGTTGCTACCACTGTTCGTATTTTGCTCGGTCAAACCACCGCAGACCACACTACAACTACCAGCACTACTATTATCaacattattattgctatGGTAATTCATAGAACTATTCTCGGACAGTCTTTTGCTTTTATTACTAGCGTCATCCTTGTTACCATCTTCTCCGCAGGTATGACTTATTATCACATTGCtacatttattttctaaaCCGTACATGTCACTGTTATTATAACTTCCGCAgttgttattataaatacttCCACTTTTTTCATCAACAacgttactattattatttctgttGTCAGAACAATGAGTTctgatattaattttaattgctttattatcattttcataataattattattttttttaccattttttacTGGTGCAAAATGCACTCTACGTTTATGTGAATGCCcataattgttattattattttttttgcatgaccaagtcatatttttttttttattttttttttttgttgctTTTTTAGCTAGCTGGTGATAAGTATTATTATGGTGATTAATGAGGTTATTACAGTACCCCCCATTATTGAACACATTACTGTGtgcattattaatattattactgttagtgttgtttaaaaaatttttgtttattttttcgaaCTGCCCACCATTTGTTGTagaactatttttattattataaaatttttttaagttgccattattattattgtagcTGTTGCAATTGTATggattattttttgtacctCTGGTATCATTCTTTTCATTATACTTACAATTGCCATCTATATGCATAGTTGCTATTGTGTTATCAGACATGTTATCCTCATTACTGCTTAATTTCATGTAATAATTGgaacaaattttattatatttccctttttttttacctataaaatatttttctaaattttttgttttcgtCCTTGTTTCGTTCTTTAACTGAATCGTATTCATCATATTCGTATGCTTCGTTCTTCCCccctttttcatatttttcatatttttcatattttttatatttttcaaatttttcatattttttatattttttatatttttcaaatttttcatatttttcatatttttcatatttttcatatttttcatacttttcatacttttcatatttttcaaattttttatacttttcatatatttcatattttccatttttttcctccttttatttttattatttaaactaTTAATAAAAACGTCTTCCCCAGTACTACTTTTCAGCCCATACCACATATCACAAGGATTTTCACACATGTTAATGTTAACTTTGCATTTTTTGTTAACAAATACTTTGGTGGACTCATCACTGAATAAAGAGTTGCTATCATTGAAAGTTTTGTAAGTTTCATGTTTGTGTGCAAACTCGTTGTTACTGCTAATTATGCCTTTATGGTTATTAGCCAAGTAGTTGTCCCTTTTCTTTTGATCATTCTCGTGATTACAATCATGATTACATTTACGATTACAATCAAGATCATTCTgttcattataataattactgAGCCTCCTCTTTTttgcttcctttttttcctctatttttttcttaacatatattaaaaaattttcattttcgcTATCTCTATCGCACTCTTCCTCCCGAAGGTTCTGGTTTCTCTTATCCAGGTCATTAAGTAACTCCTTGGTTAGTCTTAAACCATCACTGAAGCTGTTGTTGTTGTGGCCactgctattattttttccgtTCTTATTCTCATAAAATACATGTTTCCcattcttattattaaatgGGTTTATATTACgggtatatttattaacacTGTAAGAcacattaatattattactgttactgttatcGTTACAGTTATTGTCATTGCTATTGTTACTGCCATTACTGTTGCGCAAGTGAtggtaaaatttatttattccataATTATTGGAAGTATATGCACAACTCGCACAGTTATCTTTACAGCTgtcttcatttatttttacggCATGGTCAGAAGGAGAACTATTTTTAACAGATTgcacattatttttatttttattattactattactactattactgtaattattattaccgcTATTATTACCGCTATTATTACCGCTACTATTACCGCTATTATTACCGCTATtattactgctattattaacattattattattattataatcgcgtaaaaaaatatagttgtTACATTTTTCACCATCAAGAAATAGCTTCTTATCATTTTTCACACACTgttgttcttttttaatatgattaTAGTAACCTATGTTTAAAtcgctatttttttttatgtgtttTCCCCTGGTGCTCTTAGCACCTTTTCTATCAtgattttttcccttttcatttttatttaattttatatcttcaTAGGAAAATGTTATGCTATCATTATTCGATGATGTTGTTTGGTAATACGTCGTGTGACTTTGACTTTCGCTCTTCTCCATTATTTCTGATGGATGCGAATTATACCTGAACAGTGCAGGAAGTAAGCCAGTCTGTCAAATGTACGTAAACATGTGTATGTGCATGTGTGCATGGGCAACTTTACGGTGTTATTTTAAACTCATACAAATAGgacatatatttcttttttcttttttttaaatacatataacgTAGATTAAAAAATCGACGCGAGCACTGTATGAAAATATGCACATGGTTCATTAAAAAGACAAAATGGAATAATGCATAACGAATTAGTtccaatataaatatatatatatatatatatatttatatacatatatgcatatatatatgcatatgaatTTTCAGTAAATCAGTTCAACGTTTTCGTTTAAAGTAATGAACTAGTAACTCCCACTcatacttatgtatataaaatttgataCAAATGGGAGttcattattcatatataaaaatctttttaaatttaatttaacatTAATTGAGTAATAATACTTTATACTAATTCCTCGCGTGGAGTAATGCAACTACTGCTCTTATACAATGAACGCAGCAACGATCAAGTAAAGCGAAATAAtagtatatgcatatatatatatatatgcacacatacgTATGTCAAGGTTAAAAACAGAGAAATAAAATGTGCTCGAAATTGTACTAACACAGTTAATACAAAACAAACTCTATTCAtactaaaaatgaaaattattttagatATACTTTTTACTATATTACCAAAGTGTTCATAAAGAGCCTCAACAAGAATGTCAGCCAATGAATTATACTCAActaatacaatataatacaattcTGGTAAAATGTTAATCGTTCTATATAGTTATTTATGATCGAAAAGGTTTGAAGTGGTATATTCAATTTTCCCCCCCTCTTCTTAAGTGAGTTatcgcaaaaaaaaaaaaaaatattattaaaaaaggatgGTGTATGTattcaattttaatataactcATACACACTatacttttttgtttgttgACCTACGTCAGctctaaaattatatatcaatGTTTCTACATGTCTATCTATGTAGCTATCTACTACCTATCTACGCACTAATCTACGTAtgtatctatttatttatttctatatatttcttctttttaagaACCCTTTTCTCCacctattatattttctttccaGAATACATAAACTGTAGCTCATTTTTTCACTGTAAAACTTATcgacataaaattaaaaagctAATATGGCTGCAATTAATATCTTGCATTTGTTCATACAAAAATAACTCATACACACACActagtacatatatataattcgtGTATATACTCCtctgtgtatatgtatacacaaaACGTGTGCATAACTGATACTGTGGAATTTGTTATTTCCCCCTTTTTAGTGCGGTATATATTTTCGCTTTCAGAAATATTagatatttacatatatgcatatatatatatgtccatatatatgtatgtatataatatgtatgcacatatatatatatatattcttcaaTTAATTACACATCAAAGAGATTTTAAAATTTGGTTACACTATTCTcaattacatttatacataaactataaaatatgtgTTTTCTTTGTtaactatatttttgtggattcgagaaaaaaaaaaaaaaaaaatcaacaaAACTTTTCTATCAATTTAACAAGCAGGTATAATATCTGTCATACTATATGATTACTTTCATAAATATGTggaagttttttttttttttttttctttctttcttatctcttaatttatttcattgaaTTCCcttgaaatatttatgaaataaatgaaaatgtccaaaatgttcttttatttatgcacTACACTATAGTAGCAAATATACCTAAATATGACACATACGAAATAACAACATAAAGGTAACgtctatttatataatattatatgggGATGTGGGATAGCAGTCGCGTGGCGGGGGTGGGGGTGGTTTACCTcctatttatacatacacacgtataattaaatattatcctatatttatttaatttaaaaaaaaaaatatatatatatatatattttgtgtgTGTGTGCTGTAAAAAACTATACAACTTTGATTAATgttaatatgatatattttttaattttctcaaaatttcttattcaaaatgtaaaaagtTTATGATTTTTCTGCTTTACATAATAATGCACTGCTTTTtaatctttaattttttttttttttaaactttttcaGGAAAAGCTCTTTTATACAAGTTGTTCGTTTGTTAGGAGGTGAGATGTGTTAGTTTGCTAATTCGTTCGTTCGTTCGTTCGTTCGTTCGTtcgtttactttttttttttttttttttttttttttctctttcccCTATGTTTCAGTTTATCTCTAATTGTACATATGCTTCCAATGGCGCTAGTTATTGACAATTAACAACTACAATTTTGGTTTGAGTTCATTACAACACTTCAAGTCAATGTGCAAGAGCTTATTTCGTTTAGACACTACTTGGGATCACAAGTTAGCTTTAAATATTGAGCattcatatgaaaaaaaaaaaaaaagcttttatttgtttcttttgcattcatatttttatcttttctttatttttatgttttctttatttttatattttctttatttttatgttttctttatttttatcttctttttatttaatattttattttatttttttgtataaatctTATTACTTTCAAGTCACTTTACTGGACGGTAAATACTGAAACGATTTTGTCTTCCaactttgaatatttatgtataaagtTTGGGGAGATGAGATGAGGGAATAATAtgtcaaaattttttagaaataaaaaaatggtatTAACGGAAAGCGATACGAACAggtataattaaatatatatacaaactgtacatataatattaataatactcGGAGTCTTTTTGTacaatacaaataaaatcaacttaaataaatttgatCAAATGGCAATTAGACAATACTC
The window above is part of the Plasmodium malariae genome assembly, chromosome: 10 genome. Proteins encoded here:
- the PmUG01_10041400 gene encoding conserved Plasmodium protein, unknown function, translated to MRKTKPIVPPLSKNALRVLNVIMTIGFISAVPQILTTVMTTWREAEPIEYKYMFRGSEHSLYVDYTYYGLYKVIYDDKHVETWSQRVQNMRSKGSEGIQVGKHAESAGSLSLWTSACQEACRDAIIKRIEAYERVSFISLILLCGIVISCTLVILCIGWNILFTKSILISMGCFMLSFIINGGIGTYWYYETDLSWNLVTKAQQYPFPRCSYCFYIFIITTGIYALCFVCLLLLDLSNKSTQKKSHIDQMNMHNRNPMNAKAMYQPLFNDTNNMMMPRSSSYTNLMPFSKGMDNTFSNFMQYNKMGMNPMMGQGFLGFGNMPPNMGSNMPLNMGSNMHPSMQQNLNPNFFPQMSRQYSFSGATPSYQPDMQSFGNFPSTNMQDMSSMYFPQQFPGKSFDGMNNPFGSQTQYKF
- the PmUG01_10041500 gene encoding conserved Plasmodium protein, unknown function, with product MEKSESQSHTTYYQTTSSNNDSITFSYEDIKLNKNEKGKNHDRKGAKSTRGKHIKKNSDLNIGYYNHIKKEQQCVKNDKKLFLDGEKCNNYIFLRDYNNNNNVNNSSNNSGNNSGNSSGNNSGNNSGNNNYSNSSNSNNKNKNNVQSVKNSSPSDHAVKINEDSCKDNCASCAYTSNNYGINKFYHHLRNSNGSNNSNDNNCNDNSNSNNINVSYSVNKYTRNINPFNNKNGKHVFYENKNGKNNSSGHNNNSFSDGLRLTKELLNDLDKRNQNLREEECDRDSENENFLIYVKKKIEEKKEAKKRRLSNYYNEQNDLDCNRKCNHDCNHENDQKKRDNYLANNHKGIISSNNEFAHKHETYKTFNDSNSLFSDESTKVFVNKKCKVNINMCENPCDMWYGLKSSTGEDVFINSLNNKNKRRKKMENMKYMKSIKNLKNMKSMKSMKNMKNMKNMKNMKNLKNIKNIKNMKNLKNIKNMKNMKNMKKGGRTKHTNMMNTIQLKNETRTKTKNLEKYFIGKKKGKYNKICSNYYMKLSSNEDNMSDNTIATMHIDGNCKYNEKNDTRGTKNNPYNCNSYNNNNGNLKKFYNNKNSSTTNGGQFEKINKNFLNNTNSNNINNAHSNVFNNGGYCNNLINHHNNTYHQLAKKATKKKNKKKNMTWSCKKNNNNNYGHSHKRRVHFAPVKNGKKNNNYYENDNKAIKINIRTHCSDNRNNNSNVVDEKSGSIYNNNCGSYNNSDMYGLENKCSNVIISHTCGEDGNKDDASNKSKRLSENSSMNYHSNNNVDNSSAGSCSVVCGGLTEQNTNSGSNPQKSCSYLSQLENCNEINNAQYSLLNGTKNSLANDVANSAVDYSANNVRIMNASYGEQLDKHKNNGNNVEGKSSHFITTPSFGKAAGYDNNKYININSISSNSCSNHISNSNGGNNVDKACAHHKSGIAYYHSYRNVFKKTSEHKTYKLYNPTSAATTATAATASNNTSNNTSSNTCNNASSNNNSNTCNNTSSNNSSNSRNSNNYLSINKENETNPFPHQSVTHGMMTSSSRTDAYEYYTRSKTNKDYVSSTEFHHHCNKNNTIQSYNSKTYDIINKEEIFNSTTEGKDNKMYLTNDYIYTNDQNKNYNNYYYNNVKFDLSYEIEDDIKKKKKKKKKCGICPSIISRFTKMLGREFSVYWLLGEASNISLQFFFFFFLFLYLCAYGVVWIVCILVYAIHTSYIHTYAVHTY